In Bacillota bacterium, the following proteins share a genomic window:
- a CDS encoding DUF1540 domain-containing protein: MQQHIHCLVNSCHYWKDGNMCVANEILVTSDDFEADNPDSVDAPMASRIEPTPVNTCMETCCKTFVDKGSKDIKADGVFRG; this comes from the coding sequence GTGCAACAACACATTCACTGCCTTGTTAACAGTTGTCACTACTGGAAGGACGGGAACATGTGCGTCGCCAACGAGATTCTGGTTACTTCGGATGACTTCGAGGCGGACAATCCGGATTCCGTTGACGCCCCTATGGCTTCGCGGATTGAGCCCACACCCGTAAACACGTGTATGGAAACGTGCTGTAAAACTTTTGTGGACAAAGGTTCTAAGGACATCAAGGCCGACGGGGTCTTTCGGGGCTGA
- a CDS encoding AAA family ATPase, with product MHKELGIGFGVSLLVFLAVSGYNIGPLVLLGAVAGALYYLMKVKGLVKNFAGSGISGETTVSFKDIGGQTSAIKELSEALDFIKNYHFMRHLGIRPLKGILLTGPPGTGKTLMARAAAGYTDAAFVSASGSEFVEMYAGVGAQRVRRLFQSVREKAVQAQKNNAIVFIDEIDVVGGRRGKVTNHLEYDQTLNQLLVEMDGIKIDDAVNLLVIAATNRADLLDPALLRPGRFDRQVRVELPDQEGRMEILKLHTKGKPLAADVDLAAIARETFGFSGAHLESLANEAAILAMRENLREIFHRHLAEAVEKVLLGNKLDRRPVREELWRVAVHETGHALISEFTRPGSVTALTVTPRGSALGYFRQKSENDNYLYTQEQLENQLSVLLAGSVAEAVVLGSRSTGATNDFEQAIGVAETIIRAGMSELGVVAVDELPDDIRHQAVSQILKCQEERVQEYLHSRRALLIRIAECVLEEERLSSERFQSLLEEAA from the coding sequence ATGCATAAGGAACTCGGAATAGGCTTCGGCGTATCTTTATTGGTTTTTCTGGCGGTCAGCGGTTACAACATCGGGCCCCTGGTTCTTCTCGGCGCTGTTGCCGGCGCCCTTTACTATCTTATGAAGGTAAAGGGGCTGGTAAAAAACTTTGCGGGGAGCGGCATCAGCGGGGAAACGACGGTTTCCTTCAAGGATATCGGCGGACAGACTTCCGCCATCAAGGAATTGAGCGAGGCGCTCGATTTCATTAAAAACTATCATTTCATGCGTCATCTTGGGATCAGACCGCTCAAGGGTATCCTCCTGACCGGCCCGCCGGGTACCGGCAAGACTTTAATGGCGCGGGCGGCGGCCGGTTATACCGATGCGGCGTTCGTGTCGGCGAGCGGTTCGGAGTTTGTGGAGATGTATGCCGGCGTGGGGGCGCAACGGGTAAGGCGGTTGTTTCAGTCGGTACGCGAGAAGGCGGTGCAGGCACAGAAGAACAACGCCATCGTCTTCATCGACGAGATCGACGTTGTAGGCGGCCGCCGGGGTAAGGTAACCAACCACCTCGAATACGACCAGACCCTCAACCAGCTCCTGGTTGAAATGGACGGGATAAAAATCGACGATGCGGTCAATCTCCTGGTTATAGCGGCGACCAACCGGGCGGATCTCTTAGACCCGGCATTGTTGAGGCCGGGGCGGTTTGACCGTCAGGTGCGTGTTGAACTCCCGGATCAGGAAGGCAGGATGGAGATTCTAAAGCTGCATACTAAAGGCAAACCGCTTGCCGCCGATGTGGACCTAGCGGCAATAGCCAGGGAAACATTCGGCTTCTCGGGGGCGCACCTGGAAAGCCTGGCAAACGAGGCGGCCATCCTTGCGATGCGTGAAAACCTGCGGGAAATCTTTCACCGCCACCTGGCCGAGGCCGTTGAAAAAGTGCTTTTAGGCAACAAGCTCGACCGGCGGCCCGTGCGCGAGGAACTCTGGCGTGTAGCGGTTCACGAAACCGGGCACGCTCTAATTAGTGAGTTCACCCGGCCCGGTTCGGTCACGGCGCTTACCGTAACGCCCCGGGGGAGTGCCCTTGGGTATTTCCGGCAGAAAAGTGAAAATGATAACTATCTTTATACCCAGGAACAGCTTGAAAACCAGCTCTCCGTTTTGCTGGCGGGCTCGGTGGCGGAAGCGGTTGTGCTTGGGAGCCGCAGCACCGGGGCAACGAACGACTTTGAGCAGGCCATCGGGGTTGCCGAAACGATAATCAGGGCGGGCATGTCCGAACTCGGCGTGGTCGCGGTGGACGAGCTTCCGGACGACATCCGGCACCAGGCTGTTTCCCAAATCCTAAAGTGCCAGGAAGAACGGGTTCAGGAGTACTTGCATTCCAGGCGGGCGTTGCTGATCCGCATCGCGGAGTGCGTTCTTGAAGAAGAACGCCTGTCGAGTGAGAGGTTTCAATCCCTTCTTGAGGAGGCGGCTTGA
- a CDS encoding competence/damage-inducible protein A has translation MRAEIIFTGTELLLGQIINTHAQCLGQELAGLGIEVVRHTTVGDDWETLTLAIREALERTDLVMTTGGLGPTTDDLTMGAVADVLNLPLVMEESVLGWIREFFVKRGKPVPDNVVRQAYFPEGATILPNAMGTAPGCIIEKAGKIVVALPGPPRELTPMFEDHVVPFLSRRIVQESVFGFRVLRVTGIAEYDVQERLQDLGGQGNPGIGYIAKPGEVHVRITAKGGSAAETERLINGVISQVEMRLRDYIFAVDDEDIEAVVGRLLGTAGYTIALAESCTGGQIASRLTDVPGSSAYFKGGIVAYANAVKESVLGVPAAVLERNGAVSPETAAAMAEGVKRIIGADIGVGVTGIAGPTGATPEKPVGLVYIAVATPAGTGSKRFNFPGGRFAVRLGAANASFKMVRDFLEHDLKKSPD, from the coding sequence ATGCGTGCAGAGATTATTTTTACCGGAACGGAATTACTCCTGGGGCAGATCATCAATACCCATGCCCAGTGCCTCGGACAGGAGCTTGCGGGACTGGGGATCGAGGTTGTCCGGCATACCACGGTGGGTGACGACTGGGAAACACTGACCCTGGCTATCCGGGAGGCACTCGAGCGTACCGACCTGGTTATGACCACGGGAGGGCTCGGCCCGACAACCGATGATCTGACGATGGGCGCGGTGGCCGACGTTCTTAATCTGCCTCTGGTAATGGAAGAGTCGGTTCTTGGGTGGATAAGAGAATTCTTTGTGAAGCGCGGCAAGCCTGTACCCGATAACGTTGTCCGGCAGGCTTATTTCCCCGAGGGGGCAACCATTTTACCCAACGCCATGGGTACCGCGCCGGGTTGCATTATTGAGAAAGCGGGGAAGATCGTGGTGGCTTTACCCGGGCCGCCCCGGGAATTGACCCCGATGTTCGAGGACCATGTTGTTCCTTTCCTCAGTAGGCGGATTGTACAGGAAAGCGTCTTCGGTTTCCGGGTTTTAAGGGTTACCGGTATCGCCGAGTACGACGTTCAGGAGCGGTTGCAGGACCTTGGGGGCCAGGGGAATCCGGGCATCGGATACATCGCCAAGCCCGGGGAGGTTCACGTCCGGATTACGGCTAAAGGCGGGAGCGCCGCTGAGACCGAACGTCTGATCAACGGGGTGATTTCACAGGTCGAGATGCGCTTGAGGGATTATATCTTCGCCGTGGACGACGAGGACATCGAGGCGGTTGTGGGAAGACTCTTGGGAACGGCGGGTTACACCATTGCGCTGGCGGAATCTTGCACCGGCGGTCAGATAGCCTCCAGGTTGACCGATGTTCCCGGCAGTTCGGCATATTTTAAAGGGGGGATTGTGGCTTACGCAAACGCCGTTAAGGAGAGTGTGCTCGGGGTTCCCGCAGCGGTGCTCGAGCGGAACGGCGCTGTAAGCCCGGAAACGGCTGCGGCCATGGCCGAAGGGGTTAAAAGGATTATCGGCGCGGATATCGGTGTCGGTGTCACCGGGATCGCCGGGCCGACCGGGGCGACACCCGAGAAACCGGTTGGACTGGTTTATATCGCAGTGGCTACGCCTGCAGGCACAGGGTCAAAACGCTTCAATTTTCCCGGAGGGCGCTTTGCCGTTCGGCTTGGCGCCGCAAACGCCTCTTTTAAAATGGTGCGTGATTTCCTCGAGCATGACCTTAAGAAGAGTCCGGACTAA
- a CDS encoding DUF3536 domain-containing protein — translation MNRCVCIHGHFYQPPRENPWLEDIEIQDSAYPYHDWNERITAECYMQNSASRILDDRGRIKNIVNNYSKISFNFGPTLLDWLETAEPEVYRMIIEADRESRKNFSGHGSAIAQAYNHIIMPQANRRDKYTQIIWGIRDFESRFDRRPEGMWLPETAVDLETLDIMAEQGILFTILAPSQARRVRKAGTRTWEELDHGCIDTTMPYKIRLQTSGRHMSIFFYNGPVSSAVAFENLLSNGEFFARRLLGSFRTGGAGSQLVNIATDGETYGHHHRHGDMALAYALNYIETNRLARLTNYAEYLEQNPPTHEVEIIENTSWSCAHGTERWRNNCGCNSGVRPGWSQAWRTPLREALNWLRDTLIPKFEKQAGLLLKDPWAARNEYIAVVLDRSPKNMDRFLEEHALRALNPSEQVKTLKLLELQRHAMLMYTSCGWFFDDVSGIETIQVIRYAGRVIQLAQELFRTKLESRFLEMLEQAKSNVPAYQNGAVIYEKRIRPSMVDLPKVGAHYAISSLFEPYGAKARIFCYTVERQDYRNLVAGNAKLMVGRARITSEITRESASLCFAALYFGYHNVHCGIRLYREADEESFRKMVLEVTAAFDRADLPEVIRQLDLYFKGITYSLKQLFRDKQRKILSLIMDSTLDEVEADYQRTYEKHASLMRFLKDLGAPQPRALHTAAEFVLNTNLRRALATAPLNLERVNTLMSEAKRWNVPLDRLGLGYALKKNIERIAVKLRAAPDNPALLHDLEAATGLAGSLPFEIDFWKVQNIYYELLQTVCSDFKKKAEQGNENAQEWLDHFTVLGDNLRVKRYNQ, via the coding sequence GTGAACCGGTGCGTTTGTATTCACGGCCACTTTTATCAGCCGCCGCGGGAGAACCCGTGGCTCGAGGACATCGAGATCCAGGACTCCGCGTACCCCTACCACGACTGGAACGAGCGGATCACCGCCGAGTGCTATATGCAAAACAGCGCGTCACGCATCCTCGACGACAGGGGCCGTATTAAGAATATTGTCAATAATTACAGTAAAATCAGCTTCAATTTCGGCCCTACTCTGCTCGACTGGCTGGAAACCGCAGAACCGGAAGTCTACCGGATGATTATTGAAGCCGACCGGGAAAGCCGGAAAAACTTTTCGGGTCACGGTTCGGCCATAGCCCAGGCTTACAACCACATAATCATGCCACAGGCAAACCGGCGCGACAAGTATACCCAAATAATATGGGGAATACGGGATTTTGAGTCCCGTTTCGACCGGCGACCTGAGGGAATGTGGCTTCCCGAAACCGCGGTCGACCTTGAAACCCTGGATATAATGGCCGAACAGGGAATCCTTTTTACCATCCTCGCCCCTTCTCAGGCACGGCGGGTACGCAAGGCCGGAACCAGGACCTGGGAGGAACTGGACCACGGGTGCATCGATACGACGATGCCTTATAAAATCCGACTGCAAACATCAGGCCGGCATATGAGCATTTTCTTTTACAACGGACCGGTATCAAGCGCCGTTGCCTTCGAAAACCTTCTCAGCAACGGAGAATTCTTTGCCCGCAGGCTGCTGGGCAGCTTCAGGACGGGAGGGGCCGGGTCACAACTCGTAAACATCGCCACCGACGGCGAGACATACGGGCACCACCACCGGCACGGCGATATGGCGCTCGCCTACGCCCTTAATTACATCGAAACCAATAGGCTCGCGCGGCTTACCAACTATGCTGAATACCTCGAACAAAACCCGCCCACCCATGAGGTTGAAATAATTGAAAACACCTCCTGGAGCTGCGCCCACGGGACGGAACGGTGGCGTAACAACTGCGGCTGCAACTCCGGCGTCCGGCCGGGCTGGAGCCAGGCGTGGCGGACGCCGCTGCGGGAGGCGCTTAATTGGCTCCGGGACACCCTGATCCCTAAATTCGAAAAACAGGCGGGACTCCTCCTAAAAGACCCGTGGGCGGCGCGAAACGAATATATCGCGGTTGTTCTCGACCGCTCACCAAAAAACATGGACCGGTTCCTGGAAGAGCATGCCTTGCGGGCGCTTAATCCTTCGGAACAGGTTAAGACGTTAAAACTGTTGGAACTGCAACGGCACGCGATGTTGATGTACACAAGCTGCGGCTGGTTCTTCGACGACGTGTCGGGAATTGAAACGATACAGGTTATCCGGTACGCCGGCCGCGTGATCCAACTCGCGCAGGAGCTGTTCAGGACGAAACTGGAATCGCGCTTTCTAGAGATGCTCGAACAGGCGAAAAGCAACGTCCCCGCGTACCAGAACGGCGCGGTTATATACGAAAAACGCATCCGGCCTTCTATGGTCGACCTGCCGAAGGTCGGTGCCCATTACGCCATCAGCTCACTCTTTGAGCCATACGGGGCAAAAGCCCGGATCTTCTGTTATACCGTGGAACGCCAGGACTACCGCAATTTGGTTGCGGGTAATGCAAAGCTGATGGTGGGTAGGGCGCGTATTACCTCGGAAATCACGAGGGAATCGGCCTCGCTGTGCTTTGCGGCGCTTTACTTCGGTTATCATAACGTACACTGCGGCATCCGGCTTTACCGGGAGGCGGATGAGGAATCCTTCCGAAAGATGGTGCTCGAAGTCACCGCAGCCTTCGACCGGGCCGACCTTCCGGAGGTGATCCGGCAGCTTGACCTTTATTTCAAGGGCATCACCTACTCTTTAAAACAGCTTTTCCGGGATAAGCAGCGTAAAATCCTGAGCCTTATCATGGACTCCACTTTGGATGAGGTCGAAGCCGATTACCAGCGTACCTACGAAAAACACGCCTCACTGATGCGGTTCTTAAAAGACTTGGGCGCTCCCCAGCCCAGAGCGCTTCACACGGCGGCCGAATTCGTGCTGAATACAAACCTTCGCCGCGCCCTCGCAACCGCGCCGTTGAACCTTGAGCGCGTCAATACCTTAATGAGCGAGGCTAAGAGATGGAACGTGCCGCTTGACCGCCTCGGCCTCGGATACGCCCTTAAAAAAAACATTGAGCGCATTGCGGTGAAGCTGCGCGCCGCGCCGGACAATCCGGCGCTTCTTCACGATCTCGAAGCGGCTACAGGACTTGCCGGTTCTCTGCCTTTTGAAATCGACTTCTGGAAGGTCCAGAACATCTACTATGAACTGCTGCAAACGGTGTGCAGCGATTTCAAGAAAAAGGCGGAACAAGGAAACGAGAACGCGCAAGAGTGGCTTGACCATTTCACCGTCCTCGGCGATAACCTGCGCGTGAAACGGTACAACCAGTAG
- a CDS encoding MDR family MFS transporter, with protein sequence MYTNRTIVTVAVMLATFLAALDMTIVGTAMPTIIGRLGGMSLFAWVFSVYLLTSAVTTPVYGKLADLFGRRLVFAWGTGIFLLGSALCGLSQDMVQLVLFRAVQGLGAGAVLPVTITIIGDIFTMEQRARMQGLFSSVWGISAIIGPALGGLIVDYLDWRWVFYVNIPLGVVSIILLLVFLQEEKHHVKPKLDYHGALTLTMGVGALLFALLQGGVYLPWRSPVILGLFALAAVSLAGFIRAERRAVEPMLPLSLFNERIITVAVVGNFLAGAVMIGASSYIPLFMQGVLGGTAINAGAALAPMSIGWPLGSVICGRLLLRVGYKRMVVLGMIFQVAAALMMLSLGVATPHYFVLAVSFVMGLGLGFCSTAFIVFVQAAVEWRRRGVATAAVQFMRTLGSTVGVAVTGAALNAFLAVKTTAAGNAASSTVTINRLMDPSQRHLIPTDQMIPLREALAGALHGTFWIVLVFAVIGLLTVFLFPGHSRDK encoded by the coding sequence ATGTACACCAACCGCACCATCGTGACCGTCGCCGTGATGCTGGCGACCTTTCTGGCCGCCCTGGATATGACCATCGTGGGCACCGCAATGCCCACGATTATCGGCCGTCTCGGCGGCATGTCGCTCTTCGCCTGGGTCTTTTCCGTGTATCTGTTGACCTCGGCGGTCACGACGCCCGTTTACGGCAAACTTGCCGACCTTTTCGGGCGCAGGCTGGTCTTTGCCTGGGGAACCGGGATCTTTTTACTCGGCTCGGCGCTTTGCGGTCTGTCCCAGGATATGGTCCAGCTTGTGCTCTTCCGGGCTGTTCAGGGTCTCGGCGCCGGGGCGGTGCTTCCGGTGACCATCACCATTATCGGCGACATCTTTACCATGGAACAGCGCGCCCGCATGCAGGGCCTCTTCAGCAGCGTGTGGGGCATATCGGCCATAATCGGTCCGGCGCTGGGGGGCTTGATTGTTGACTACCTCGACTGGCGCTGGGTATTTTATGTAAACATACCTCTGGGCGTAGTTTCAATCATACTGCTGCTGGTGTTTTTGCAGGAAGAGAAGCATCACGTCAAACCAAAACTCGATTACCACGGGGCTTTAACCCTGACCATGGGGGTGGGCGCACTGCTCTTTGCCTTGCTTCAGGGCGGTGTTTACCTGCCGTGGCGGTCGCCGGTCATTCTGGGGCTTTTCGCGCTTGCGGCGGTTTCCCTCGCAGGATTTATCCGGGCGGAGCGCCGGGCGGTGGAGCCAATGCTGCCCCTCAGCCTTTTTAACGAGCGTATCATAACCGTGGCGGTGGTCGGGAATTTCCTGGCCGGGGCGGTTATGATCGGCGCCTCTTCGTATATCCCGCTCTTTATGCAGGGGGTGTTGGGCGGTACGGCCATCAACGCCGGCGCCGCGCTTGCCCCGATGTCCATAGGCTGGCCTCTCGGCAGCGTGATTTGCGGGCGTCTGCTTCTAAGGGTGGGATACAAGCGCATGGTGGTCCTCGGAATGATTTTTCAGGTGGCGGCCGCGCTGATGATGCTTTCTCTCGGTGTTGCGACCCCTCACTACTTCGTTCTGGCCGTCAGCTTTGTTATGGGGCTCGGGCTCGGCTTTTGCTCCACCGCGTTCATCGTTTTCGTACAGGCAGCCGTCGAATGGAGACGGCGCGGCGTCGCCACAGCCGCCGTGCAGTTTATGCGCACCTTGGGCTCTACGGTGGGTGTCGCCGTCACCGGCGCGGCGTTAAACGCGTTTCTGGCCGTAAAGACAACGGCTGCAGGTAATGCCGCTTCCTCCACCGTTACCATAAACAGGCTCATGGACCCTTCCCAGCGTCATCTCATCCCCACGGACCAGATGATACCGCTGCGCGAGGCGCTCGCCGGGGCGTTGCACGGCACCTTCTGGATCGTGCTGGTGTTCGCCGTAATCGGGCTTCTAACCGTTTTCCTGTTCCCCGGCCATTCACGGGATAAATAG
- a CDS encoding hotdog fold thioesterase, translating into MSEKNSSVPQNEGNRVPTGLLENDVFPKWLGIRFGRVTPGYAEATLTVAEHMLNFAGVTHGGVVFALADTVFGLSSNAYGGTALAIHANISYLKATTAGDVLTARAVEESRKGRLTHIRVTVEDAGGEPVALFHGVAYIKNHPPAP; encoded by the coding sequence ATGTCTGAGAAGAACTCTTCCGTACCGCAAAACGAGGGTAACCGGGTTCCTACCGGTCTGCTTGAAAACGACGTCTTCCCCAAGTGGCTGGGCATCCGTTTCGGGCGCGTGACTCCGGGATACGCGGAGGCTACCCTGACCGTCGCGGAGCACATGCTTAATTTCGCCGGGGTTACCCACGGCGGGGTTGTCTTCGCCCTGGCAGACACCGTGTTCGGCCTTTCCAGCAATGCTTACGGCGGAACCGCCCTGGCCATCCACGCCAATATAAGCTACCTTAAGGCAACCACAGCGGGGGATGTACTCACCGCCCGGGCGGTCGAGGAATCGCGTAAGGGGCGCCTGACCCACATCCGCGTCACGGTGGAAGACGCAGGGGGCGAACCGGTCGCCCTTTTCCACGGCGTCGCCTACATTAAAAACCACCCTCCGGCCCCTTAG
- the yedF gene encoding sulfurtransferase-like selenium metabolism protein YedF, giving the protein MPEIDARGKPCPQPVLLVKQKADAGEERFAVLVDNRAAVENVKRYGEKSGYSTAVEELEGHWRITGEKTAVAQTGDDAQPRMSAAQQGSGKPSPVLILMSETLGRDNEELGRMLTNIFISTLAVNKAQPRKIVLMNAGVKLACEGSAVLEAMGDIEKKGVEILACGTCLNFYKLNHSLRVGRTADAYEIVNIMLENTSLILG; this is encoded by the coding sequence ATGCCCGAAATCGATGCACGGGGTAAACCCTGCCCCCAACCGGTACTACTGGTCAAACAAAAGGCCGATGCCGGTGAAGAGAGGTTTGCCGTTTTGGTCGACAACCGCGCTGCAGTCGAGAACGTAAAACGCTACGGTGAAAAATCCGGATACAGCACTGCGGTGGAGGAACTCGAAGGACACTGGCGCATTACCGGGGAAAAAACGGCCGTCGCCCAAACCGGAGATGATGCGCAACCCCGTATGTCAGCGGCACAGCAGGGATCCGGGAAACCGTCGCCGGTGCTCATCCTCATGTCCGAAACCCTTGGGCGCGACAACGAAGAACTCGGCCGAATGCTGACGAACATATTCATCAGCACCCTGGCGGTTAACAAGGCACAGCCGAGGAAAATCGTCCTGATGAATGCCGGCGTTAAACTGGCCTGCGAAGGATCGGCGGTGCTGGAGGCGATGGGCGACATCGAAAAAAAGGGGGTTGAGATCCTGGCCTGCGGAACCTGCCTTAACTTCTATAAACTCAATCATTCCCTGCGCGTCGGCCGGACGGCGGATGCTTACGAAATCGTAAATATCATGCTGGAAAACACGTCCCTGATTCTGGGCTAG
- the recA gene encoding recombinase RecA — protein sequence MSDRQKMLDTALLQIERQFGKGAIMRLGEVAGRYQVDVIPTGSIALDLALGIGGLPRGRVVEIFGPESSGKTTVALHAVAEAQREGGVAAFIDAEHALDPSYARRLGVDVDNLLVAQPDTGEQALEIAEALVRSSAVDIVVIDSVAALVPRAELEGEMGDIHVGLQARLMSQALRKLTGAISKSRTTAIFINQIREKVGVMFGNPETTPGGRALKFYASVRLEIRKIEDLKQGAERIGGRVRAKVVKNKMAPPFRQAEFDVLYGEGISKEGSLLDAAVELKLVTKSGTWYSYGEERLGQGRDNVREYLKEHRDVCREIEEKVRQGFSIVRPQHAETPSDT from the coding sequence TTGAGCGACCGGCAGAAGATGCTGGATACTGCGCTCCTTCAAATCGAGCGACAGTTCGGGAAGGGTGCGATCATGCGCCTGGGGGAGGTGGCCGGGCGTTATCAGGTTGATGTTATCCCCACCGGGTCCATCGCCTTGGACCTGGCCCTCGGTATCGGCGGGCTGCCGCGCGGGCGGGTGGTGGAGATTTTCGGGCCGGAGTCTTCCGGCAAGACCACAGTCGCGCTTCACGCTGTCGCCGAAGCGCAGCGCGAGGGCGGTGTGGCCGCGTTTATCGACGCCGAGCATGCTTTGGACCCGAGTTACGCGCGGCGTCTCGGTGTTGATGTGGACAACCTTCTGGTGGCCCAGCCGGATACCGGGGAACAGGCGCTGGAGATCGCCGAGGCACTGGTCCGGAGCAGCGCGGTCGATATCGTTGTGATAGACAGTGTTGCGGCTCTGGTGCCGCGGGCGGAACTTGAAGGCGAAATGGGGGATATTCACGTCGGGCTGCAGGCAAGGCTGATGTCCCAGGCCCTTCGCAAACTGACGGGGGCTATCAGTAAATCCCGGACGACCGCCATATTCATCAACCAGATCCGCGAAAAGGTAGGGGTGATGTTCGGGAACCCCGAGACCACACCCGGCGGTCGGGCACTTAAGTTTTACGCCTCTGTCAGGCTCGAGATACGCAAGATTGAAGACCTCAAACAGGGCGCGGAAAGGATAGGCGGCCGCGTCAGGGCGAAGGTGGTTAAGAATAAAATGGCGCCGCCTTTCAGGCAGGCGGAGTTCGATGTCCTTTATGGCGAAGGGATATCAAAGGAGGGGAGCCTCCTTGATGCCGCCGTAGAGCTTAAACTGGTAACAAAAAGCGGCACCTGGTATTCTTACGGAGAGGAAAGGCTGGGGCAGGGCAGGGACAACGTCCGGGAATATCTGAAGGAACACCGGGATGTCTGCAGGGAAATCGAGGAGAAGGTGCGGCAGGGGTTTAGTATAGTACGGCCTCAGCATGCGGAAACGCCATCCGACACCTAG
- a CDS encoding DsbA family protein, which translates to MGKGIVEKLGQEFDIAVKWVGYELHPETPPEGKLLESIGPGFDADRMIRGLRSAGAPYGVSFSKITVIANSRLALEAGEFARDRGRFGQAHDRLFRGYFLEGQNIGAKPVIIELLKEIGLDANELDDALGRGLYTPRLQEALASGRGYGITAVPTFIVNEKQTIVGAQPYAVFQRTLQEL; encoded by the coding sequence ATCGGCAAGGGCATTGTCGAAAAGTTGGGGCAGGAATTCGACATCGCCGTTAAATGGGTGGGTTATGAGCTTCACCCTGAGACACCCCCGGAGGGCAAGCTTCTGGAGAGCATCGGGCCGGGGTTCGACGCGGACCGGATGATCCGGGGCTTGCGATCGGCCGGCGCCCCCTACGGCGTAAGTTTTAGTAAAATAACCGTAATCGCAAATTCCCGGCTCGCCCTGGAAGCCGGTGAGTTCGCCCGCGACAGGGGAAGGTTCGGTCAGGCCCACGACCGGCTTTTCCGGGGTTATTTCCTTGAGGGTCAAAACATCGGGGCAAAACCGGTGATTATTGAACTCCTTAAAGAAATCGGTCTTGACGCCAATGAATTAGACGACGCGCTCGGCCGCGGGCTGTACACCCCGCGGCTGCAGGAAGCTCTGGCGTCAGGCAGGGGTTACGGCATTACCGCCGTCCCCACCTTTATCGTTAACGAGAAACAAACAATTGTCGGCGCACAGCCTTACGCCGTTTTTCAGCGCACGCTCCAAGAGCTTTAA